The DNA sequence CGTACTTGCTGTACCAGTCACGGTCACATACTATAAAGCCCGCGAGTTCTCCGCCCCTTCTGGCCACAAAAAAGCCATCCCTGGCCTTACTCCAGCACCAGCGGAGATAGCGTTTGGCGTAGCCCTCGCCCTCACCACCGTACTCACGGAGTCCCTCGTACCCCCTCATGTAGATCCCGACGAGTTCCTCCAGGGTTTCCGCGTTGAGTCTATCAAGCCTCTCAACTTCTACCGCGCCCATCAGAGATAGTACGGCGACGGGTTTATAAAAGATAGCTCTAAGCCTTAAATGGAGCAAGAAGGTGATTGGGATGGGGAAGGCGAAGCCCAAGTTATGTGAAATCTGCGGTGCACCGATAAGAGGGCCTGGACACAAGATAAGGATCGAGGGGGCCGAACTTCTGGTGTGTGACCGGTGTTACGAGAGATACAGCCATAAGAAGCCCGGGACATTCAGCACCATGCCCACCGGCAGGCGGCCGGTCAGGAGAACTCACATCCCGTCGGGACCGAAGCCCAGGAATACCGGAAGACCCAGAACCGAGCGCCCGCTATACCAAGAGGAGATAGTGGAGGACTTCGCTGACCGGGTCTACCACGCGATTCAGAAAACAGGCAAAAGTTACGAGGAACTCTCCCACGAGATCGGCCTCTCAATGAACGACCTGAGGGCGATCGCTCACGGCTACCGCGAGCCCACCATAAAAGAGGCAAAAAAGCTTGAGAAGTACTTCAAGATAACGCTAATCGAGCGCACGGGCCAGGAGGTTCAGGAAAAAGCCACGGTTCCAAAGGATTATGAACCGACCCTCGGGGACGTAGCAAACATCAGGATCAAGAAGCGGAAGAAGTAACGGACACCGACCAGCGCCCTTCCGAACCACTCACTCGTGTTTTCTTCAGTCCTCATTCTTCGCCCTCTTTGGGGGGTGGAACCCTTTAAGTTTTTCAAAGGTTCTCCAAAGACGCATCAGCTCCTCCCAAGCATCGGTATCTGGGGGAATCACCAGTACATGCGCCGGTGGGTGGATGTCGGTCAGCCGTCCTATGGCCTTCGCGGGGGGAAGGTCCACCTGGGCAACTACGTGCGCGTTGAACCTTCTCCTCGGCTTCTCACCGCTCACGCTCTCAAACGCCCAGTCCGAGAGGGCGGGGGGTATTATCCTTGGATCACCCCGGATCCTCATTCCTCCGTAGCGAACGAGATCGGCCAGTGCGATGCTGGCCTTGTGAAAATCGTCAGTTCTAACCAGGATAAACGTGTTTCTCATCGAACGTCACCGTGGCCCCTTGAATGAAGACCTTTTAAGGGTTCCTCAATGAAAGCCTCGCGTACCTAAACCTTTAAAAACTCATCCGGGCTCATTTATAAAGGGTTTTTAAACCCACCATGTGGAGGTGTAAACCTTGGTTGATATGGGCAATGTAAAGCTCAGAATTGAGAACATAGTCGCTTCTGTTGATCTGTTTACCCAGCTGAACCTTGAGAGGGTCATAGAGATATGCCCCAACTCCAAGTACAATCCGGAGGAGTTCCCCGGAATTATATGCCGCTTCGAGGAGCCAAAGGTCGCCCTTCTGGTGTTCAGCTCCGGAAAGCTCGTTGTCACAGGAGCCAAAAGCGTCGATGACATCGAGAGGACAGTGAACAAGCTGATTCAGATGCTCAAGAAGATAGGGGCGAAGTTCGGTCGGGCACCCCAGATAGACATCCAGAACATGGTCTTCAGCGGCGACATAGGTATGGAATTCAACCTCGATGCGGTCGCTTTGAGCCTGCCCAACTGTGAATACGAGCCGGAGCAGTTCCCCGGCGTCATCTATCGCGTCAAGGAGCCAAGGGCCGTGATACTGCTCTTCTCCTCAGGAAAGATCGTCTGCTCTGGGGCAAAAAGCGAGCACGACGCTTGGGAAGCCGTTAGGAAGCTTATCAGGGAGCTTGAAAAGTACGGCCTCATTGAAGAAGAGGAAGAGTGGTGAAAGGCTTTCTCTTCTTATTCCCTCTTTGTCAGGGTCCCGAACGCTCTGTTTTGCCTTAGTACAATCTCCCGAGAGGCCTAGGAAAGGGCGGTACCCATATTCCTGGCTGTCATTTATTCAGATATTACCGTTAATATGGATATATTTTAATCAATAATCCAAAAATTTCGAATAAATGTTATTTAACCCTAAGTTTTATTGTCTTCAGGTGGAAACCATGGACACCAGAACGTTAAGGATAAAGACTGAGATACTGGGCTACCTCTCGGACACATTTCTGTCAAAGGGCTATCTCTGGATGCTTCCCAAGGTGCTTTCTCCAGTAACCGATCCCCTATGGCCAGACCCAGCGGAGCAAAAAACCGAACTGCTGGAAGTCGAGGTGAGGACGTACGGGATGAGACTGCGGCTGATGCACAGCATGATACTCCACAAACAGACGGCGGTTTCAAGGTTCGGAAGGATATTCGTGCTGTCTCCGAACGTGAGGATAGAGGCCCGGAAACCAGACGGGTGGCACACCTTTGAGTTCACCCAGTTTGACTTCGAAGCCCGCAATCTGAGGATGAAGGACGTAATGGAAACCCTAGAAGAGGTCATTAAGGGAATCGTCAGAAGGTTGTGTGAGGATGCCCTCGTATCCTGCGAGGAGTATGGGAGCATATTAAAAGGAGGCTTCCCAGTTTACAATTATGCCGATTTGGGAGAGGAGGAAGTAAACCGGTTAACACAGGAGAAAGAACGGCCGTTTTTTGTTGTGAACATACCG is a window from the Thermococcus sp. genome containing:
- a CDS encoding DUF356 domain-containing protein; the encoded protein is MRNTFILVRTDDFHKASIALADLVRYGGMRIRGDPRIIPPALSDWAFESVSGEKPRRRFNAHVVAQVDLPPAKAIGRLTDIHPPAHVLVIPPDTDAWEELMRLWRTFEKLKGFHPPKRAKNED
- a CDS encoding asparagine synthetase A; translation: MDTRTLRIKTEILGYLSDTFLSKGYLWMLPKVLSPVTDPLWPDPAEQKTELLEVEVRTYGMRLRLMHSMILHKQTAVSRFGRIFVLSPNVRIEARKPDGWHTFEFTQFDFEARNLRMKDVMETLEEVIKGIVRRLCEDALVSCEEYGSILKGGFPVYNYADLGEEEVNRLTQEKERPFFVVNIPREFYDYYDEETGEWHNYDLYVPGYGEVASGGEREWEYEKIKRKILKGGLKVENFAPYLRMVKNGEIMPSAGAGLGVERLVTFFSGLRDISEAQVFPRIPYMKVEL
- a CDS encoding multiprotein bridging factor aMBF1, coding for MGKAKPKLCEICGAPIRGPGHKIRIEGAELLVCDRCYERYSHKKPGTFSTMPTGRRPVRRTHIPSGPKPRNTGRPRTERPLYQEEIVEDFADRVYHAIQKTGKSYEELSHEIGLSMNDLRAIAHGYREPTIKEAKKLEKYFKITLIERTGQEVQEKATVPKDYEPTLGDVANIRIKKRKK
- a CDS encoding TATA-box-binding protein, coding for MVDMGNVKLRIENIVASVDLFTQLNLERVIEICPNSKYNPEEFPGIICRFEEPKVALLVFSSGKLVVTGAKSVDDIERTVNKLIQMLKKIGAKFGRAPQIDIQNMVFSGDIGMEFNLDAVALSLPNCEYEPEQFPGVIYRVKEPRAVILLFSSGKIVCSGAKSEHDAWEAVRKLIRELEKYGLIEEEEEW